One bacterium genomic window, CCTTCGTGCTCTTCGTGGTTTATCCTTGATTTTCATCAAGGCAGGCTCTTGTTTACCCCATCCTTTTACCCAATTTGTGGGTAAGGATAAGCATCAAGGGAGGGGAAGCTCTTATGCCGACGCTGTCGGTACAAAAGGAGATGAAACTTAACCCATAGCACTATAATCTGTAATGAGCTTACTTTTTTAACTTGATTGTAGATACCCCTACAGTAAACATCTCAACTTATTTATGTCGTTCACTATAAATGGTGGAGGCGGTGGGAGTCGAACCCACGTCCGAAGATGTCTTGATAGCGACCTCTACGTATGTAGCCCGGGTTTTCATCTCATATCCCTGATCTCCCCCGTGGCTAGATACCAGGGATACCAGCTTATTTAGTTTCGCTGATTCCCCCTAAGCCAAGGAAACCAGCTATCCTGGCTAAGGTGACACCCTAACTCAATCCACCAGGCAAAATCGAGCCGGATGTGGCCGCTAAATTAAGCAGCCAGAGCCAATTCACTGTTGGCGTTTATTTGTTTACCGCCGGTTTTACGAGTGACAAGCGGAATCCTCGATACGCAGCCACTACCCTGATTCATCCCCGTCGAAACCGTTTCGCCCCCTCTATTTTTTATATATCACCGAGATACTTGCTTTATAGAGGTCATACCGTATTTTCCCTCTATCGTATCTTTCATCTGACCTTTCGATTTCTTCTGGCCACTAATAGGGATAATAGGTCAACGAGACTTTTCTATCCTTGAAAGCACCTCAAGATGCCTTTCCTCTCCCTTTCTGTCCATTCTTTCAAGGACACTTGCCAGAAATTCCCTCATATTTCTGTTTTCTTGAGCCATAAACTCCCGCATATCTTTATTTTCGTAAGCAATAAACTCCCGCATATCTTTATTTTCGTAAGCAATAAACTCCTTCATATTCTTATTCTCTTCCGCCATGAACCCTCTCGTTACCTTACCGTTCTGTTTTGCATATATGGCAAAAAAGACCCCCAGGATGGAGGCTAAGGTGCCCCCTCCGGTAACCACCAATCCCAAAATTTCTAAGTAACTCATTATCTCTCCTTATTGTCAATGAGGCTTTTCTATCCTTGAAAGCACCTCAAGATGCCTTTCCTCTCCCTTTCTGTCCATCCTTTCAAGGACAGTTGCTAAGAATTCCCTCATATTTTTGTTTTCTTCTGCCGTGGTTTTAGCAAGGAATTCCCTCATATTTTTGTTTTCTTCTGCCGTGGTTTTAGCAAGGAATTCTCTCATATTTTTGTTTTCTTCTGCCGTGATTTTAGCAGTGAATTCTTTCATATCTTTATTTTCTTCTGCCGTGATTTTAGCAAGGAATTCTCTCATATTTTTGTTTTCTTCTGCCGTGGTTTTAGCAAGGAATTCTCTCATATTTTTGTTTTCTTCTGCCGTGGTTTTAGCAAGGAATTCTCTCATATTTTTGTTTTCTTCTGCCGTGGTTTTAGCAACGAACTCTTTCATATCTTTATTTTCTCCTGCCGTGATTTTAGCAAGGAATTCTCTCATATTTTTATTTTCTTCTGCCGTAATTTTAGCAATGAATTCTTTCATATCTTTATTTTCTTCTACCGTGCTTTTAGCAAGGAATTCTCTCATATTTTTATTTTCTTCTGCCGTGATTTTAGCAGTGAATTCTTTCATATCTTTATTTTCTTCTGCCGTGATTTTAGCAAGGAATTCTCTCATATTTTTGTTTTCTTCTGCCATAGTTTTAGCCATGAACTCTCTCGTTACCTTACCATTCTGTTTTGCATATATGGCAAAAAAGACCCCCAGGATAGAGGCTAATGTGCCCCCTCCGGTAACCACCAGTCCCAAAATCTCTAAGTAACTCATTATTTCTCCTTATCTTTAGCAACTACTGATAAAAATTTGATTTCTGAATGTTTTGACAAAATAGTCAGGGGAGACATCCCCCTGAAACCCCTTTGCACATTCTGAAGATATTTTAGTAGAAATTTTATCCTCACTATACTTTTTCACTTTTTGTCATTCCTGCGCAAGCAAGAATCCAGAAGCCTTGATATTACTGGATTCCCGCTTTGGCGGGAATGACAAGAGGTTATTGTAAGGTATTTATATTTCAAGTAGTTACAAAAAAGTGCAAAAGTATAGTATCCTAAGTCACAAAAATTTAAGCTTCATCCCCTTTTTCCTTTATAATGACACGGGTAACCGCAAATCAACCTCACCCACCTTGGGCAACTGAAGAGAGATATGAGAGAAATCAGTATCTGCCAGGGCCTTGCTAACAAAAAGCACTTCGATTCCCCGCAAGTTCCCCTCTTTATCTAAATCTACTATCACTCGATTAGAGACCCGCACTGTTTTAGCTACTTCTT contains:
- a CDS encoding DUF2283 domain-containing protein → MKLTYDEKADAIYIYLNEKEVAKTVRVSNRVIVDLDKEGNLRGIEVLFVSKALADTDFSHISLQLPKVGEVDLRLPVSL